One Notolabrus celidotus isolate fNotCel1 chromosome 16, fNotCel1.pri, whole genome shotgun sequence DNA window includes the following coding sequences:
- the LOC117827889 gene encoding gastrula zinc finger protein XlCGF57.1-like has product MSGFKDLKDSSRRRLLSAAHRDLVEQTTPTVHEEEEEEEEEEEELHRQIQLHRVILTPDIKLQRAVFPAVIKEEQQDWSSSLDQEDKKPPCIKEEQEELWSSQEGEQLQGLKEDDIIKFTFMSDPVKKEDDEEEPQSSQLPGQTDQMKTDADGEDSEQDRNSDQEDSSEPETDDSDDWEKTVENPPGLKSLENMTDNTPKSDSYSLCGETLNHKSGLTAEIAPHSREKPFICRQCDKSYHYKCSLTAHVRAHTKELPFSCLQCDKRFSRKWDLTVHMRYHTGEKPFSCSECEKRFSEKCKLIVHMRVHTKEKPFSCSDCGKRYSRKSGLKTHMKHHTGEKPFSCSECAKTFTLENNLTTHMKTHTGEKPFSCSDCGLRFARRRCLREHMILHTGEKPHACPECDRRFSHKRNLSKHMVVHTREKPFSCSVCEDKFDHKSELKTHMEHHTGEKPFSCSVCAKTFTQKYNLTTHMKIHTGEKPFSCHDCGLRFARKGCLKGHMIVHTGEKPHGCPECGRLFSHKRNLTKHMRVHTREKSFSCSECGETFDHKSGLKAHMADHRG; this is encoded by the exons ATGTCCGGGTTTAAAGACCTTAAAGATTCATCCAGACGGAGGCTTCTCTCTGCGGCTCACAGAGACCTGGTGGAGCAAACAACGCCGACTGtccacgaagaagaagaagaagaagaagaagaagaagaagagctccACCGACAGATCCAGCTGCACAGAGTGATTCTAACACCTGacataaagctgcagagagcag tgtttcctgcagtcataaaagaggagcagcaggactGGAGCTCCAGTCTGGACCAGGAGGACAAGAAGCCTCCATGCATtaaagaggaacaggaggaactcTGGAGCAGTCAGGAAGGAGAGCAGCTTCAAGGACTGAAGGAGGATGATATCATCAAGTTTACATTCATGTCTGACCCTGTAAAGaaagaagatgatgaagaggaaccTCAGTCCTCACAGCTACCAGGACAAACTGATCAGATGAAAACAGATGCTGATGGAGAGGACTCAGAACAAGACAGGAACTCAGATCAGGAAGACTCGTCTGAACCTGAGACTGATGACAGCGATGACTGGGAGAAAACCGTAGAAAATCCACCAGGTTTAAAGTCTCTGGAAAACATGACAGATAACACACCAAAGTCGGATAGCTACTCTTTGTGTGGTGAAACACTCAACCATAAGTCTGGTCTCACGGCTGAAATAGCTCCTCACAGCAGGGAAAAGCCCTTCATCTGTCGTCAGTGTGATAAAAGCTATCACTACAAGTGCTCTCTGACCGCACACGTTAGAGCTCACACCAAAGAGCTGCCGTTCAGCTGCCTTCAGTGTGACAAAAGATTCAGCCGAAAGTGGGATCTGACAGTTCACATGAGATACCACACGGGAGAGAAAcctttcagctgctctgagtgtgagAAAAGATTCTCAGAAAAATGCAAACTGATTGTTCACATGAGAGTCCACACGaaagagaaacccttcagctgctctgactgCGGGAAAAGATATAGCCGAAAGTCAGGTCTGAAGACTCACATGAAAcatcacacaggagagaaacccttcagctgctctgagtgtgccAAAACATTTACCCTGGAGAACAACCTGACCACACACATGAAGACTCACACAggggagaaacccttcagctgctctgactgTGGTCTAAGATTTGCCCGTAGAAGATGTCTAAGAGAACACATGATACTTCACACGGGGGAGAAACCGCATGCATGCCCTGAATGCGATAGAAGATTTTCCCATAAAAGAAATCTTAGCAAACATATGGTGGTCCACACAAGAGAGAAACCtttcagctgctctgtgtgtgaggaCAAATTTGATCACAAGTCTGAGCTGAAGACTCACATGGAAcatcacacaggagagaaacccttcagctgctctgtgtgtgccaAAACTTTTACCCAGAAGTACAACCTGACCACACACATGAAGATTCACACGggggagaaacccttcagctgccaTGACTGTGGTCTAAGATTTGCCCGTAAAGGATGTCTGAAAGGACACATGATAGTTCACACTGGGGAGAAACCACATGGATGCCCTGAATGCGGTAGATTATTTTCTCATAAaagaaatcttaccaaacaCATGAGAGTCCACACAAGAGAGAaatccttcagctgctctgagtgtgggGAAACATTTGATCACAAGTCTGGTCTGAAGGCTCACATGGCAGATCACAGAGGGTAG